From Acidothermus cellulolyticus 11B, a single genomic window includes:
- the rplS gene encoding 50S ribosomal protein L19, with translation MHTLDTVDASSLRTDIPDFRPGDTLKVHVRVVEGNRSRVQVFQGVVIRRQGSGVRETFTVRKVSFGVGVERTFPVHTPVIEKIEVVTRGHVRRAKLYYLRDLRGKAAKIREKRENRETTEA, from the coding sequence ATGCACACGCTCGATACCGTCGACGCTTCGTCGTTGCGCACCGACATCCCCGATTTTCGGCCGGGCGACACGCTGAAGGTGCACGTCCGTGTGGTGGAAGGCAACCGGTCGCGGGTGCAGGTCTTCCAGGGTGTGGTGATCCGCCGCCAAGGCAGCGGGGTGCGGGAGACCTTCACCGTGCGGAAGGTGAGTTTCGGTGTCGGGGTCGAGCGCACGTTTCCGGTGCACACCCCGGTGATCGAGAAGATCGAAGTCGTCACCCGTGGTCATGTCCGGCGGGCCAAGCTGTACTATCTGCGCGACCTGCGGGGCAAGGCAGCCAAGATTCGCGAGAAGCGGGAGAACCGCGAGACCACCGAAGCCTGA
- a CDS encoding RNA-binding protein, with the protein MPPRPRSQPRAASPVAPEVLEQALAHLVRGIVAHPDAVDVHGRPGRRGPTLEVHVHPDDLGKVIGRAGRTARALRTVMAALGGPGARVEVVDAGDE; encoded by the coding sequence ATGCCACCCCGTCCGCGTAGCCAGCCGCGCGCCGCGTCGCCCGTCGCGCCGGAGGTTCTCGAGCAGGCGTTGGCCCACCTTGTCCGCGGGATCGTCGCTCATCCGGATGCCGTCGACGTCCACGGACGGCCTGGCCGTCGCGGCCCGACACTCGAGGTGCACGTGCACCCAGACGACCTCGGCAAGGTGATCGGCCGGGCCGGCCGGACCGCCCGTGCGCTGCGGACCGTGATGGCGGCGTTGGGTGGTCCCGGCGCGCGGGTTGAGGTCGTGGACGCCGGGGACGAGTGA
- the trmD gene encoding tRNA (guanosine(37)-N1)-methyltransferase TrmD, translating into MHVDIVSIFPEYFRPLELSLIGKARARGVLDVHLWDLRDFTHDPHRTVDDTPYGGGPGMVMRPEPWGETLDAVRAEAARLGVDAPLLIVPTPAGELLTQRAAERYAAEPWLAFACGRYEGIDERVLLDARRHMRVEEVSIGDYVLAGGEAATLVIVEAVARLLPGVVGNQASVLDDSHAQGLLEGPAYTKPAVWRGLEVPEVLLSGNHAAIARWRREQAIRRTAVRRPELLDALPPGSLTPHEEALAAEARLHAGRSAETPPPAGAAGSQAEGPPGTSPSDAAVAH; encoded by the coding sequence ATGCACGTCGACATCGTCTCGATCTTTCCGGAGTACTTCCGGCCGCTTGAGCTCTCCCTGATCGGCAAGGCCCGCGCCCGCGGCGTCCTCGACGTCCACCTGTGGGACTTGCGTGACTTCACCCATGACCCGCATCGCACGGTCGATGACACCCCGTACGGCGGCGGCCCGGGGATGGTGATGCGGCCTGAACCGTGGGGCGAGACGCTGGACGCCGTTCGCGCCGAGGCGGCCCGGCTTGGTGTTGACGCGCCGCTCCTGATCGTCCCGACCCCGGCGGGCGAATTGCTCACGCAACGGGCTGCGGAGCGGTACGCGGCTGAGCCGTGGCTGGCATTCGCCTGCGGCCGGTACGAGGGGATCGACGAGCGGGTGCTCCTCGATGCACGTCGGCACATGCGCGTCGAGGAAGTGTCCATCGGCGATTACGTGCTCGCCGGCGGCGAAGCCGCCACCCTCGTCATCGTTGAGGCGGTCGCCCGGCTTCTCCCCGGCGTCGTCGGCAACCAGGCGTCCGTGCTCGACGACTCCCACGCGCAGGGGCTCCTCGAGGGTCCGGCGTACACCAAACCGGCGGTGTGGCGCGGACTCGAGGTTCCGGAGGTGCTCCTGTCCGGGAACCATGCCGCGATTGCGCGGTGGCGACGCGAGCAAGCGATCCGCCGGACAGCGGTCCGGCGACCCGAGTTGCTCGACGCACTGCCACCGGGGAGTCTGACGCCGCACGAGGAGGCGTTGGCGGCCGAGGCGCGACTGCATGCCGGACGGAGTGCCGAGACGCCGCCACCGGCCGGCGCCGCGGGTTCACAGGCGGAAGGGCCGCCCGGGACATCGCCATCGGATGCCGCTGTGGCACACTAG
- the rpsP gene encoding 30S ribosomal protein S16, with translation MAVKIRLTRMGKIRAPYYRIVVADARTKRDGRAIEEIGQYDPKQEPSLIRVNSERVAYWLSVGAQPTEPVKALLKVTGDWQRFTGEPAPPPMKTAPPKPDKKALFEAAAKEAAGEPRAEATTSRKRSGKHDKGAETTPAAEAAPDAAASADEPAGGASTAAESQDATTDATPSA, from the coding sequence GTGGCAGTAAAGATCAGACTGACCCGGATGGGCAAAATCCGCGCACCCTACTACCGCATCGTCGTGGCTGACGCCCGGACCAAACGGGACGGCCGCGCTATCGAAGAGATCGGCCAGTACGACCCGAAGCAGGAACCCTCCCTGATCCGGGTGAACAGTGAGCGGGTGGCGTACTGGCTCTCGGTCGGCGCCCAGCCGACTGAGCCGGTCAAGGCGTTGCTGAAGGTGACTGGCGATTGGCAGCGGTTCACCGGCGAACCAGCTCCGCCGCCGATGAAGACTGCGCCGCCGAAACCGGACAAGAAGGCGCTTTTCGAAGCTGCGGCTAAGGAGGCGGCGGGTGAGCCGCGGGCTGAGGCGACGACGTCGCGGAAGCGGTCGGGCAAGCACGACAAGGGTGCGGAGACCACCCCGGCCGCTGAGGCTGCGCCTGACGCGGCAGCCTCCGCCGACGAACCGGCGGGCGGCGCCTCGACGGCCGCCGAGTCGCAGGACGCCACCACCGATGCCACCCCGTCCGCGTAG
- the ffh gene encoding signal recognition particle protein, protein MFEALADRLEAVFKTLRGKGRLSEADIDATLREIRLALLEADVALPVVRDFLSGVRERARSAELSRALNPAQQVISIVNEELIRILGGQARRLRFAKNPPSVILLAGLQGSGKTTVAAKLGRWLAKQGHTPVLVAADLQRPNAVEQLQVLGARAEVPVFAPEPGSGVGDPVDVARRGVEFARRRLHDIVVIDTAGRLGVDEDMMRQAMEIRDATEPDEILFVVDAMVGQDAVTTARAFLDGVGFDGVILTKLDGDARGGAALSVASVTGKQILFASTGEKLDDFDVFHPERMASRILGMGDVLTLIEQAQAAFDAEQAERAAQRITAGELTLDDFLEQMTAVRKMGPIANILGMLPGMGQFKDAIAHIDDRDLDRVTAIIRSMTPEERADPKILNGSRRARIARGSGTTVAEVNSLVERFFEARKMMKQFAGMGIPGMRRTTKATKSSKNKKGGKKKGGRPVAARPGTAQGLPSGLGGLPGGVPGGLGGLGFPGGLGFPGRPGIPGGFGLPGGSGLPGLTLPGGSGPSDGAASPEASTRKPPIRRDSEDAD, encoded by the coding sequence GTGTTCGAGGCACTGGCCGACAGACTGGAAGCCGTCTTCAAGACCCTTCGTGGCAAAGGCCGCCTTTCTGAGGCCGATATCGACGCCACGTTGCGTGAGATCCGCCTCGCGCTGTTGGAGGCCGACGTCGCCCTGCCGGTCGTCCGGGATTTCCTGTCCGGGGTGCGGGAACGGGCCCGGAGCGCCGAGCTTTCCCGGGCGCTCAACCCCGCGCAGCAGGTCATTTCCATCGTCAACGAAGAGCTGATCCGGATTCTCGGCGGTCAGGCCCGGCGCCTGCGGTTCGCGAAGAACCCGCCGAGCGTGATCCTGCTGGCTGGTCTGCAGGGCTCAGGGAAAACCACCGTTGCCGCCAAGCTCGGGCGCTGGCTTGCCAAGCAGGGTCACACACCGGTTCTTGTCGCCGCCGACCTGCAGCGACCGAATGCCGTCGAGCAGCTGCAGGTGCTCGGCGCCCGTGCCGAGGTGCCGGTGTTCGCACCGGAACCCGGCAGCGGGGTCGGCGATCCGGTGGACGTCGCCCGCCGCGGCGTGGAATTCGCCCGCCGCCGCCTGCACGACATTGTCGTCATTGACACCGCCGGCCGGCTCGGTGTCGACGAGGACATGATGCGCCAAGCAATGGAGATCCGCGACGCGACCGAGCCGGACGAAATTCTCTTTGTCGTCGATGCGATGGTGGGTCAGGACGCCGTCACCACCGCCCGGGCGTTCCTCGACGGCGTCGGTTTCGACGGCGTCATCCTCACCAAACTGGACGGCGACGCCCGCGGCGGTGCGGCGCTCTCCGTGGCGTCCGTGACCGGAAAACAAATCCTTTTCGCCAGCACGGGTGAAAAGCTCGACGATTTCGACGTCTTTCATCCGGAGCGGATGGCTTCCCGCATCCTCGGCATGGGCGACGTCCTCACTCTTATCGAGCAGGCGCAGGCCGCCTTCGATGCCGAACAAGCCGAACGGGCGGCGCAGAGAATCACCGCCGGCGAGCTGACCCTCGACGATTTTCTCGAGCAGATGACCGCCGTGCGGAAAATGGGGCCGATCGCCAATATCCTCGGCATGCTTCCCGGAATGGGTCAATTCAAAGACGCGATCGCCCACATTGACGACCGGGATCTCGACCGGGTCACCGCGATTATCCGGTCGATGACTCCTGAGGAGCGCGCGGATCCGAAAATTCTCAACGGTTCACGGCGGGCTCGAATCGCACGCGGTTCCGGAACGACCGTGGCCGAGGTCAACAGCCTCGTGGAGCGTTTCTTCGAGGCCCGAAAAATGATGAAGCAATTCGCCGGCATGGGTATTCCCGGCATGCGCCGGACGACGAAGGCGACGAAATCCTCAAAGAACAAGAAGGGCGGCAAGAAAAAGGGCGGCCGTCCGGTCGCAGCCAGGCCGGGCACGGCGCAGGGCCTGCCCAGCGGCCTCGGCGGTTTGCCAGGCGGCGTGCCCGGCGGTCTCGGCGGTCTTGGATTTCCCGGCGGTCTTGGATTTCCCGGCCGCCCCGGAATCCCGGGTGGTTTCGGTCTTCCCGGCGGCTCGGGCCTTCCCGGCCTCACCCTTCCTGGCGGTTCAGGACCTTCCGACGGGGCGGCGTCGCCGGAAGCGTCGACCCGCAAGCCGCCGATCCGGCGCGATTCGGAGGACGCCGATTGA
- the rimM gene encoding ribosome maturation factor RimM (Essential for efficient processing of 16S rRNA): MRVAVGRITRAHGVHGEVGVQVRTDDPDRRFAAGAVLTTDTGVTLTVQRTRWHSGRLLVRFAGIDDRTTAEDLRGRVLFAEVDERVRPEDPEEYYDYQLIGMRVETVTGQEIGVVREVLHLPGQDVLAIERSADGDAFVPFVAALVPEVDVDQRRLRIDPPPGLLEL; this comes from the coding sequence GTGCGGGTCGCCGTCGGAAGGATCACTCGCGCGCACGGCGTCCACGGTGAGGTGGGGGTCCAGGTGCGTACCGACGATCCCGACCGCCGGTTTGCCGCCGGGGCGGTCCTGACGACCGACACCGGTGTGACGCTGACCGTCCAGCGAACCCGGTGGCACTCCGGCCGGCTGCTCGTCCGATTCGCCGGGATCGACGACCGGACGACGGCCGAGGACTTGCGCGGCCGGGTCCTCTTTGCCGAGGTCGACGAGCGGGTGCGACCGGAGGATCCGGAGGAGTACTACGACTACCAGCTCATCGGCATGCGGGTCGAAACGGTGACCGGCCAAGAGATTGGGGTCGTCCGCGAGGTCCTGCACCTGCCGGGACAAGACGTCCTGGCGATCGAGCGATCGGCGGACGGCGACGCGTTCGTGCCATTTGTCGCCGCGCTGGTTCCCGAGGTGGACGTCGACCAACGCCGGTTGCGGATCGACCCGCCGCCCGGCCTCCTCGAGTTGTGA
- a CDS encoding amidohydrolase family protein, translating to MTAYHLRVTVLPGGDVRDLYVVDGRFTFTRPSHLDVTTIADGGYALPGLVDAHCHVGLDANGPVDLATSRAQAVADRDRGALLLRDAGSPVRYAELDDDPTLPRIIHAGRHIARTRRYLKGYAVEVEPEQLVATVEAQAQRGGGHGPGWVKIVVDWIDRSVGDLAPCWPADVLAAAVRRAHELGARVAVHAFGEEVLPDVVAAGVDSIEHGTGLTAEVIDEVARRPIAVVPTLVNIATFDAIADRATKYPVYAARMRALKRSAAERLRAARDAGIPLYVGTDAGGVLPHGLVVDEMLALREIGLTTQEVLAAGSWAAREWLGLPGVVEGGPADLVVYEDDPRRDLGVLRYPRRIVVRGTLIR from the coding sequence TTGACCGCATATCACCTGCGGGTGACCGTCCTGCCCGGTGGTGACGTGCGTGACCTCTATGTCGTCGACGGCCGATTCACCTTCACCCGGCCCTCCCATCTCGACGTCACCACCATCGCTGACGGCGGTTACGCCCTCCCGGGCTTGGTCGACGCGCACTGCCATGTCGGGCTGGACGCCAACGGGCCGGTTGACCTGGCGACCAGCCGGGCCCAGGCGGTTGCGGATCGAGACCGAGGGGCTCTTCTCCTCCGGGACGCCGGCTCGCCGGTCCGGTACGCCGAACTGGACGACGATCCCACCCTGCCGCGGATCATCCATGCCGGCCGGCACATCGCCCGAACCCGCCGCTATCTCAAGGGGTACGCCGTCGAGGTGGAGCCGGAGCAGCTCGTCGCCACCGTCGAAGCCCAAGCGCAGCGCGGGGGCGGCCACGGGCCCGGCTGGGTGAAGATCGTCGTCGATTGGATCGACCGCAGTGTCGGCGATTTGGCGCCGTGTTGGCCCGCGGACGTGTTGGCCGCTGCGGTGCGCCGGGCGCATGAGTTGGGCGCGCGGGTTGCGGTGCACGCGTTCGGGGAGGAGGTTCTCCCGGACGTCGTTGCCGCCGGCGTCGACTCCATCGAACACGGCACCGGCCTGACCGCTGAGGTGATCGACGAGGTGGCACGCCGTCCGATCGCCGTCGTCCCCACCCTCGTCAACATCGCCACCTTCGATGCGATCGCTGACCGGGCAACGAAGTACCCGGTGTACGCCGCACGGATGCGCGCGCTGAAACGGTCGGCCGCCGAGCGGCTCCGGGCCGCCCGGGACGCCGGAATCCCGCTGTACGTCGGCACCGACGCTGGGGGCGTGCTCCCGCACGGTCTCGTTGTTGACGAGATGCTCGCCCTTCGCGAGATCGGGCTCACCACCCAGGAGGTCCTGGCGGCGGGTTCGTGGGCTGCCCGCGAGTGGCTGGGTCTGCCCGGCGTCGTTGAGGGCGGCCCGGCCGACCTGGTCGTGTACGAGGACGATCCACGCCGGGACCTGGGCGTCCTGCGATACCCGCGGCGGATCGTCGTCCGTGGCACCCTCATCCGCTGA